In the genome of Drosophila kikkawai strain 14028-0561.14 chromosome 2R, DkikHiC1v2, whole genome shotgun sequence, the window CCCAGCGGATGATCTGCGCTGCGCGTCCCGGCCATGACAGTTGCCAGGGAGATTCCGGCGGACCGCTGGTGGGATATCCATTGGAAGAAGGAGAGGAAGCcacaggagaaggagcaggaggtCGAGGCAAGCTGTATGGTATTGTGTCCTGGGGCCTGGGCTGCGccaatcccaattatccggGCGTTTACACAAATGTAGGAGCCTTTCGCAATTGGATCAATGCACATATTGGCGCCTGGGGTTGGAGTGGTCTCCTGGAGGGATGGAGCGGCCTGCAGTAACTTATATTACAAGTGTATATAGTACTTTAAATCGAATTCAgacataaaatattatataatataaagaaGACTATGACTTTTGTTTCCAAAGTCTTGAAAAATTGTTAAGGAAAGAAATCccacaaaaaaattgagaaattaAAATGGCGGAAGCACCAGATTACGAAGATCTCCGAGCCTTTGAGCGACGTCTCACTGAAGTGGTTTCCTCGTATAACCTTTTGACTTTGCGCTGGCGCATTATCCTAACTGTTTTAAGCAACTTGACGATCATTGGCGTCTATTCCTGGCTCGAGGATCCACGCACCAGTGTCGTCCCGCTTAGCCAGTCCCTCAAGAGCCATCCTATATTCAGCGTGGCTGCTTTTTTGATcacatttttgttatttttgggaaaacagAAACTAGTGTTTGCCGGAAAAGTGATGGCTCATCGAACAAATGGGGTGCTAAAAATTTTCAATATGGAATGCGACGACAAAGGAAAGCTAAAATAAGGTAGGAATACATAAGAGTTATaagaacataaaaaataactattttCTTTACAGAGTCAGCCAATTCAACTATTATGTTCCCAAATAGGAATATTGTTGTAGAAgtagaaaactttaaaatgtaagcctaaaaaataaagtttttattccCTGCTATTTATGCATTGAATATGTTCTAGTTAAGTTGTGCGGTTTGCCATCGTGATGTTTATTTTGGGCTAAGTGCATAAGTTACCTGCTGCCGACCACATCTCCCCGGCCTGACTTTTCTTGCTGTGATTtcatttgaataaatcaatTGCCACATGCACATTTGTTGCCACACCGCAACCACAGAGCCGACCAGACCTGACCAAAACAGTCGGTCgggcagtcagtcagtcagtccgTTGGTCGCAGAGTCATTTTGTCAGTTTGCTGCTGCGGTTTTCACACTTTTTTCTGTTGGCACCCCTCGACACTGCCACTGCTCTTGGTTATCTTTTGGTGTTATTTCaatttctgtttttcttgGATGCTGGCCCAAAGCCCACTGGAGCAGGAGTTAGAGTCAACGAACCGCCTCCATAAGCCTTTTTGCGTGGCCCACGAAATTGGATTGGCTGTCGATGCTGATTTAGGCATAATCTTGATATTTGGCTAATCGGCACACAGTCGGCCAATAAATTGGAGCGGCTTAAAAATTCCGGCAAATTGGAAAGGGCCTACTCAGGGGCCGCGGGGCCATAAATAAGCATGACTGTCAGAAAGTAAAAGGCGATGGAAGTTGGGCAGTCGGCTAAGTGAAAGTCCTGTCCCGATATTTCtcgcatatttatttatgtccCTTTCAACAACGAATATTTATTTCGGGTGGGCGATACCCGGATCGGCATTTACGGCCAACTTTACGCCGCACGCACCTTAGTGTGGAAATTTTTGCAATCTTTGAACTGTCACAAACACGAAACTTGACATTTGATACAAGATACTCGTACatatttggggtttttttgctttgcctttattcaaattcaaattcaacaACGGGTCTTGGCGCCTCCTTTGGGATGACAGGCAGGCTGGGGTTTGGTTTTCCAAGGAGCATCGGTGGTTTGaactatattctttaaaagAACCTGGGTATAACTTTAAGGATTTAATCGATGGCTTTTTAAAAGTTATATCTGTTAGAGAATATGAAGAATATATTAATAGTAgttttaatttgataaaaatgAATCCGACTTATTAAAATACCTTAAAGGCTGGTCTGCAGGCGTGTAATATCTCAAATTATTTGCGATTAAAGctgcaaaaaatataactacaaacaataaataaatgctcCTTATGTCGCAACACAAGCTCCTTATATTTCTATGGCAAACATTTTATACAACTCAAAACACCTCAGTACTACCTATCAGTGCTTAAAATCACCTGAGCCAACATAATAATGGCCCTTCTCCAGCTCTGTGCATTGCTCACTAAACACGTCTCGATGTGTTTTTCGAGTTCTGTAACTCATTTGCAACTAAACTGGGTTCATTAAAGTTAATTTGAACGTGCAACATTGGCATGCCACGCAGCGAGGGTTGGGGGGCAAAAATCGGAAAGTGGAAAGTGGAAAGCGGAAAGCCGGGACATGGAAAATGGGGTAGATGAAGGTGAGTCGGTCGGATCTGAGGTCTCTGGCCTCCTCTGGCACGTGGCTTAGCGTCTATAAGTTTGACATTTGCGCAACGCAAAATGACAACTGCAAACCCAAGTCCTGGCAGAGTTGCAAAATGAAAAAGTTGCCAACACTCTGCTGACATTTGCATTTGTCAGCAATGAGCGGGTGGTGGAGGGTGGAGAGTAGAGAAAAACCTTTCAAATTAGGACCAACTCCTGGAGTTCTTGTCGCACGTCCAGGCCAGGTAAaagaaatatgcaaataattaGCTGCGATGGCAAAAATTGTATTCGTAAAAGTTGTGAGGCAGCTCTGCAGTTCCTGTTCTGCAGTTTCCTACCACTAATCAATTTGATGTACAGCTCCTAGCTATACACACTCTCGTAGTCCCCCGGGAAAGTACGCATCTCTCCGCTGCTTGAGTAGCGAAAACAAAGACATAAAGCGAACATTAGGAGCATTTGCATTGCCAAGCGTCTTCCATCCTTTATCTCCTTGGCTGGCAGCTCTCCTCTAGACAGCTTTTGCACACACTTTTCCGCTTTTGTTATTCCGCGTATTATGTTGCCCCATTCCGCCCtcttgtcctttttttttttattccatgCATGCCAGTTACATTTTACTTTACGCGCTTTTACCACGCACCAGAAATGGGCTAAAGAATTCTGGGTATCCCGGGGAAAATTCCATTGGCGGCGTCCTGATTGCCTGATATGCTCCTCTTGTTGGCGCCTGCTTGGTATCACAAAGAAAATGCATGCAGATGGAAAAAATTTCCATGCGTTAGGTAAGTGAAAGCCTGGCAGACAGGGACAGGGCAAGCCACTCGGAGGGAGAGAGGCAGTGCTGAAAAGCACTAAAAAGTATTATCTAAATGATAATTTGTTGCTTTGTTTGTTGAGCTAtgtaattttatattcttctCTCTTGGCTACTGCATAATGTATGTTAAACATTTCCCCGCTTCCTGTTTTCCAGAGAAATCCTTTAAAACAAGTATATCAGGCTTTGGAAAGTCAAACAAAGGACCTATAATCTCTATGCCTAGGAGAAGTTGGAGGAAAATGCTGACACATACAGATATTTTTCCAAATTCTCAGCAATATAAATCAAGTTTATATTGAAGGAATATCATTTTTGTCAACTATTCTGGTAAAATACATAGCAATTAATCATTGAAAATAAGACTTATAATTCCCCAAGCTAAAACTGTACGATTTTAATCATTTCAAATTTGTTCAAACGAAAATTAAGCAATAATCaaataggaaataaataaataaccaatataaattaataaatttcaagCAATTGAGTTGATTCAATAGTTTGTCCAGATGTCCACAAGGGATTCCAGCCTCAATGCCTTATTTCGTCTTTCCATTTCAGTTTGCTTAGCCAAACTGTCAGGTGAACTCTAAGCAAACAATGTTAAATTCACATAAGTTGTGTCAACTAACTAACAGCAAAACTATTTGGAATTACGCTTTAAAGGACAATCCAATTGAATGGGATGGCCATCGTCCGGGGCACTTTCTTGGGGACGCTTCACCTGCAGCACTCAGCTCATTCGGAATCAATTGAAATTGCAACGCAACTTGCAATGCAATTAAATGCCAAACAAAGTTggcaaaattcaatttgagaAACTAAAATCGCTGCCGTCTCATCTCGCTTCTCCATCTGGTATATCTCTCTATCTCTCGATCCCGGCATCTTTATTTTCCCTTTGGCCAGTCTGCGTCTGCCGTCCGAGGTAGTAGCTGCGGACAAGTCAAAAGCCGAAAGGCAAACGGcacaaaaagccaaaagcaaagCTCTGAAATTCAATTCTGTTGCGCTCGATTGCGTTGcatttcaatataaatatttattttatttatataccaGAAAGCGAGAGAGAACTGGGATGGTGGGTTGGTGGGtgtggcacacacacaaatggaCAGGGCGACAAGTTGCAGCTGACAGTAAAAGATGTTGTGGAGCCCATTTGTTTTAGTCAATGGCAAGCACAaagtcacttcgagtccacTCAGCCAGTGGAGTTCCAGTTGAGTTCTCGGTATGCCAGTGGCCCAATCCGGAGGACCCTTTTGACCCCCCCGACTGCATCCCCTTCTTTCCTGCTGCATTCGAATTCAATTTTCGAACTGATTTTCCCTGCCCGTCTCCgcgcatgtgtgtgtgtgtgtgtgtgcatttccAACTGCAATCGCCATAACTTTGGCTTAGCCATGGGTAACCATCCCGAAGTCCTTGTCACAACAATCTACCAGCCCAGCACATCGCCGGAGGTAGAGGTAGAAGTCCAACTGATTCGGTTCGGAAAATGCAATTGCAGCCAAACATGCTGGCCAATTTGTACAGCCTAgcgttaatttaaaaacattttacatGCCAAATGTTGTACTAACTCGAAATATAGCCATCTATTAGCTTTGGGTCGAAGAGCCATAGTGTGTGCCGAATGGGTATGCAAATGGGTTTTGGCCAATGCCCGGGTCATCTATAAAATtgggaaattataatttgttagAGTTTTTTACCTAAGagcctttttttaaatttgattcgaaattacatttaattaatgcaGTCATTTAAACCCCTATAAATCATGTATTTAGtcatataaaaacaataaactacTGAAAATCTTTATAACGGTGCTGCTCTAAGTCCCGACTCGCAAAGACCTGACTCGTCGAAGTCCTGACGAAACGGTCActgcagagaaaaaaaaatcgatagcAAAGTGTCCTGCGGAAACTAGCAAAATATGAGAAATAGGAAAGTCTCTCAATGAATTCCTCAAGGTCCTCTTCCTTAACAGTACCAACTCTGAGAGAAATTCAAAGAACCAAGATTACCTAGCTAATAATAGCCAGTAAAAGCACCTCTCGGATTACCTTCACCTTGCTGAGCTGCCCTGTGACCCCACAGGCACTCACAGAGCCCTGACACTTGCGGAGGGAGCATGCATTTACGTTGAGATGAGTATTTCATGCACTCAGCCGCATTAAGTTCGTAATGCCGTGTGTAATTAttctttgtttaaatatttcacaaaGATGCACTTAAAATGTCAGCGCAAAAAGTGACGCGCTttcacacactcacactgACATACGCAACAACCTTTGGCCcgaatgtgtgtgttttcgcCTTTTCTGTTTGCTCGCTCTTTCATTATGATTTCGCGCTTTCTCCCGCTGTTCCATTCGCCTGTTCTCCCTTTCTCCGTCGCACCATTTTgcacatttgcatttttatgaaCATTTGTCTATCCCGCTCTACTAGCCACCTTCCTCCTCTAACTCCCATAATGCATGTCCTTTATATGCGCATACACTAAATATACATTATGCACGTGGGCCAGAGCGAGATATAGAGAAGGTAATAGGTACTGGAAGGCTGCTGGAGTGAGCTGGCATTAAAGtatattaaattacttaagACGGCGAGCAACAACGAAGACATATGCTCAACTTTTAAAGCATAATTTCTCAAGCATAAATCTTTGTGGCTTTTCGtgaacaaacaaaaattagtTGCACTCGGCGACAGGCTGCTACAGAAGAAGAGGGAGAGCAAGAAgaatcagaaaaaaaagcaCAGGACACTGGCGGCAGAAGAAGAGAAATAACTGGCGAAAGCAACGGTAAATTATGCCCCGCAATATGTCAGCATGTTGCCTTGAAGAGAAAGAGCGAAAAAAGACAGAGaacacactgagagaaatgtaaatgtaaatcaattaattattctcaaaacaaaatatatatttttcttagtaAGAAATAGAGTAAAGTTGTTAGATATCAGAAAAAAAGGATATGATATATAAATGGCTCAATATCATATCGAAATTATCGAATACTTTGATATATCATCATTTAATTATCAGAGAACCATTTTTAAGACTTAAACACTTTTATAGCCTAAATATTATTCAGTTCTTTTTCACCCCGTCTCTGATAGTTCTTACAGAATAACGATTTATCGATACAAATATCCCAGCTTAAAATGAttgatctttttttttcagtgcaagACAGATGTTAGCTGCACCCATTGCTTTTGTCACACAGCGGGGGTCATAGCATTTTCCGAGTGGGTTTAGGGTGGCCGGAGAGTAAAAGGGAAGGCGGTTGCTTGTAGCCCACTCCCATGCTTAATcagaaattatttgaaaatgtaaagtCGACATGTCGACGCACGCACAGCGAGTGCAACCGCAGGACCTCcaactgcacacacacacactaacacACATATACCCTCCCCCGCTGGCAACTGCAATTTGCACACGCCACGACCCCGTGACCCACTTCGCACAGAAAAGGACGAGAAAGAAATCTGCAACAAGGagccaaacaaaagccaactgaaaaacaaaaaccgcCGACAAAGAATGAAAGAAGGAGCTCCGAAGACGGGAATACAACTTTCATAGACTAATGCAGACTTTGCTCCACGCTGAGCGCGACTGGGAAGAATGCCTGGCCAAGaagaatggaatggaatgaaCTGGGAAGAAAGCTGGTAAAGGAACGTGAAAACCCTGGCAGAGTCGTGGCTCATTTGTTTGGTCGACACACAAGCAAACACCCACAAAAGTAAGTCACGAAATACGACAAGACAGAAAGAGGGTTCACCACAACAATGAAGTTGCAAGGTATACGCCACGATCTTATACCCTACTGATATTACCTAAACTTAACTTTTGATTTAAAGATATGATTAAAGACCTtggagttttctttttatttattttttaactcaCATCATTATAGCTTCAGTTGGATTTTGCTTaaaggaattttaattttaaagcttttcaTTCCAGTCTTACTATCTATTAAACtccatttctttattttccagGGTACCTACGCATATTAGTTTCCCGTTGCGGGACGCCTCAAAAAAGAGGAacccaccgccgccgcctccattTTCATGGCAGTCGCTCTGATCCATTTCCACCGCGACTTCATCTTGAACTAGTTGGCAAGTCTGGGTCCACTTCCACGCCCACTCCCACTTCTTCCCCCCCTTAATAATAAGTCATGTTAACCGAAAGCCGGGCGCTGTCTTTTCTGCTTCTTCCGCGGCGCGTGGCATCAACAAAAAACTTTTCGCGCACAATCAGTTGCATTTCAACATGGCACTGCATCATTGTTGCAGTCCTGCGTTGTTGTGCTGCCTTTGCTTATAATTTACTTTTACTTGTGCGCGCTCTGGCTTTGTGCGGCTCCGTGTGTCGcgtaaaatatttgcacaacaGCATGAGGTGGGGGCAAAACATGAGGAGGGGCATGCAGCACAACAATGGCACGGGCATTAACCATAATAATTCCTTGAAATTGAGGAGAACGTGGAGCCAGGACATGCTCGCATAGCCAAGGTTTCTGCTGGCATTGTTAATCAGCAGctggtaaacaaaaattgaattgaaagcGTCAAGAAGAAGGGGAGACAAGAAAATACTAttgtacttattttatttataagaaaaatctacacaaatattttaatataaaaagtacattttaaaattttaagttaaCCGCATTTAGTTGTTATAGCTGAtgattaaattgaaaaacgtTAACTCTTGGTAACCAAAGTCCTGCCCTGTTCTGCCCCAAACAAAATACCTAGACTTAGTTAAATAAGAGAATATAATTAACTTTATACAGCGGAGTGTTTGTAAAAACACATCTAATgacattattttctttattttttctccaGTAATTTGGGATCCTTGCGTTGTGTCAGCCAGCAGCGCTTGCGGGGAAGTCGATAGGGGGCGTCATCAATGTGCTCggattgctgctgcttcacAGCAAGTCCTTGAAGCTTCATTGGGACATTTGCAGTCGTACCTTGCACCTGCCGTAGCATCTTAGCATTCCACATTCCGTCCTCGTTGAACACAGAGGGATAGCCGGTGGCCAGCTCCCCGGCTTTGGATGATCGCAGCGGGGCACTGCGCAGCATTGAGGAAACGAAGCGTTTGAGGCCCATGGTCAGCAGAGTGACGTGGAAGcgataaaagaattaattttGACCGCAAGCAACGGCAAATTTAGCAAAATTGTTCCAACAATATTGTAAAGTGTTGGAAAATCTTTGTGTTAGCCACCGATTACGCCAAATGTTAAAAATGATTGTGGGGGGGGAACAAGGGGAAGGATTGCTCAACGCCAACTCGCTCGCTCAACGAATGTGAGCTGCTGAGTCGGGACTTTTGACTCGGGGAACTCAATTAGGCCCAGGGTGCAGTCGCTCAATTCGATAATCGATTAGATTGCCCATTTTTATGGCAAGCCGAGGAGAGCCAAGGAAAATTGCTTAGCAGCCAGAAATGTTAACCAAGTCATAAATACATATCTGCGCGCGTGTGGAGTCCttgctgtgtgtgtatgtgtggtgGAGTCCTGGAAACTTTTGCCCCTCCCAAAGTGCAATGCGAGCGCTTTGCAAGTTTTAGACCCCGACCCCACACCACACATCCACAGGCAGCCAGTCAGGCCACGAAGCTAAAATAATTGATAACAGATTATGTTTTACAATCTAAGCAAGAGGAGATATAATACGAGCATTTTAATGGCCGCATGTAGCCGGGGCACACGTAGAGAGCACCCGGATGTGGATCCGGATCCGGATACGGCCCTACCCTGTCTCCGTCTCCGCATCCTAGTTACCCGCAAAACGTTTGCAAAACTTAATTATTTCGTTTTGACCTTTTTGTCTTCGTGTGTGGCCATCGGATGCGAAGGGGAAGTGCGGCGAGATGGACAgttaaaaaagttatttattttatggtcgAAAGTTACTTTGGCCTGTTTTATGGCAGCAAATGCCGGAAAGGCGAGGAAACTCTAGTCCCCCAGTCGGATAGCCAGTGCTGAGCACTCGACTCCCTAGAAGCTAAAGTAAGTAAGTGAAGTAAATAagtaagatgcgtaacgcgcGTGCTCTTCTGCTCTCAAGATAGGCCCTTACATTAAAGTGCAATAAAAcggcgttacgcatcttatttatttaaatgttctttggctaaaaacactccttaCCTTCTCCTTACCTTACCTTACCATACCGAAGGTTTATAATAACAGGTATTTactattttgtaataaatagataaaaaattacatttttaacatttttaaacatttgatATCGATTTAAATCACTTTTAACAAGTTCCCATCACTGTTCCCCCCTTTTGCAATTAAAACCCCAACCAGATCTTCCAAGTGGATAATTTTTCACATCTTTATTTAAGGTATTTCCAGCTGCTTTCCCTCGACCATCTCTGCGCTTTTCTTGGCGCTTGGTGCTTGGCCACGTGGATTCGGTCGAGCGTGGAGCATaaatcaaaaacgaaaaggattttaaaatggCACAAACGTGAAGCAGAGCGCCGAAGCAATTTTAAGCTTGAACCGACTGTGTGGATCCGGTTTTTCGTAACGAAACGTCCACCTGGGAGGTCTGGGCCGATGTCATTTGAGACTGCGAAGCCGACGTGTTGACGCTCGTGCCTCCGCCCAGTTCGTTCTCCTTGTTCTCCATTGCCTGCAGCACAGAGTCCTTAAAGAACATGGACTCCTCGATCTTGCGCCGGTAGAGTCCGGTCGGTTTCTCCGGATCGAACACTATATTCGGGCGTATGTCGCTATCGGTGACCAGGACCCGGGCAGTGGGAATGGGTAGGAATTTGAATAGCCGCTTGCGCAGCTTTGGCATATAGGTGACCCTCTGGTGGTCGGGCACATGAGTCAGACGGCTGGTCAGGTCTTCGGGTATATCAATGGGATGGTCTATAAGTCGCCGCTCCGCCGGAAGCTTGGCCTTGATGGCATCCAGCTGCCGGTTGGTCAGCTGCATCGGTCGCTCGGCATCTTTCCAGCGCTCCTGGCCACTGTTAAAAGCTATCTTCTTGTTGTTCTTCAGCTGCTTGCGCACCACACGCTTGGCGGCACAGTTGTAGGTGATCTTGGGCACGTACGACGGTACCGGAAGAACCCGAATGGAGATGTTGTGGCGATAGGGCTGGTTGATCATGTTCATGTACTTGGAGTCTGCGAACATATCGATTAGCTTGCCGGGCTTCTTGGAGGCAGCCGCTGATGGCTTTTTCGGTGGCTTCGGTTTGTCCCGCTGGCCCATAATGAAGATGTGCCGGTGTCCTTGCCCAGGCACGTGGCGCCAGTCCGGCTCGCAGAGAGTCTTTCGGCTAATCCGTTCGAATGGCAGCCGCCGGAACTTGAGCCTCTTCTGTTTGTCGATTTGCAGCTGCAGAGCCGGAACGCTAGTCTTACCCGCCGGACACGGACACACGTTCGGGTAGCTAATGGTGTAACGACCCGGTGCCGGCTCCATGCTGATGTGACGCCGAATCTTCTGATTGATCTGTGCGGGCACGCAGGACCTCCGACCGAACAGGTGTGGATTGGGACTGGCCGTCTTCGTTATGGGTGTGGCATTCGCATTCAGTTCATAAAAGTCAGTGTGGGTTTCGCAGGGCCCGGGATCCATGGGATCGCGATAGCATCCAGAGAGACTGGAGATCATGGCACGAGTGGTCGGCCGCTGATCACGAGCATCTGGAACCAGGCAAAGAGGTATATTAATAGGTACCGTCAAAGGATCTTGGGGTTTACTTACTCGACAGGAACTTGCCCTTCTGTTGGTTCTCCCGGTTGAACAATCGATCGGTTTCCGGCGGAATTTCATAAAAGTGGTAAGGTGGCGGCTTGATGGACACTCGGCTGTGGTTTGTGTGCGGCTTGGCGAACACGGTACCCTTGGTGCCCCTCAGGCGGAGAAAGGGCTCCGGCGGCACACCATAGTGATTCGGTGGCAATTGCCAGCTCCTCCACTTGGTCATACTACGATCGGCACGTAGGGGACGCCTCTCCGGATACGGATTCTCTGGCCGCTTGTCATAGCCCGTGATGTGACGGTAGCGATCAAATGTGGCATTGCTGGCCGCCTCAAGGTGATTCTCTTTTGCGGATTTCGGAAGATTATTAACTTTGAATCATTTGAATGTATAACAAAACCTTACCCTTGCGACAGTCTACATTGTAATGCTGGCCGGCGAGCTTAAACTGCTTACCCACACTAGCCAAGTTATCTTTTCTAATGCGGTTACCTAAAAACATTATAAGAGACGATTAATTTTGGGAGCCTAGTAATCTAGGAATTTTGTCTTACGAGAAACCATAAAGAGTGGAAGGCTCATTCGGGTAGCCACAAAATTCTGTCGGTCTTCATTCTGGATCTTGGGAGTAGGTTTCTTCTTCTCCATGTTTGTGATGTGACTTTAGTACTAATATATGATCATTACTTTATGTATTTACAGGAGAAGCACTGGGAGAAGCAAGAAATTTATctaaaatgtaaaagaaaGATTAAGAGAGCCATGTTTGCTGGGATTTATGTTGAAGTTCCATATAAATTGACTTACAATAGGAGAAATAAACAACTGTCCCTTTGAGCAGGATTCTTCTTAGATATTTTATCTGCAAACGGTTCTTAATATTTGTAACCGCATAGCCTTCAACCGAGCtcaatttgttgtttgtttaccaatttacAACGTCAACCAATGTCATCAATTCGGTCGAATTTAAATTGCAGACCATTCGTCAACCAAATAATTTGGTTACTTTGCCCGATAATTCACACACACGGTTTCGCATGAATATTTGTAAATGTACCATCACAACATCCATCCGTACACCCACCGTacaccacacacacccacatatgtatattggCCACATAATTAGCGTAGCCAAGCGAACTGATTAACTTGCATTCAACGATTTTCAATTGCATTTTGCAGTTCGTTGATTTGTGCCGAAAAAAGAATGAGACTGAatacagcaacaaaaaaatccgCAACAAAAAGTTGCATTCTATAAAAGAGGAGACTGCCATGCAATTTCAATCAGTCGTGAAGGGAAGGGTAAATGTGGAGGGGTGGGATAAACGAGGGGGCGGGGCCGCGGATGGAGGAGCCTCGAGCACTGGCTTTTCGCTGCAGCATCAGCCGGGAATGGGAAAATATGCAGCCGGGCAAATGATGAATGTGAAATGTgccattaattaatttgattaaatgCAGGCAATCAGCCGAGCGAGGGCAGCCGGAGGGAGTTCCACGGCAAAAAGGGGGAGGGAAGGGGTGAATGGAAGCAAGGCTGTTAAAAGCGCCAGTTAAGAATCCGTCCAACCGTGCCGCCAAGTGTGAGACAAGCCACAATCAAATCCTCAGAGCTAATTGATTGATAAACAATCAGAatgttgatttattttttaagtattataaaaataagatacaaaataataaaaaaaagttcgaaataatttatatttaaacaagtACAATTTTGAATactattttacttttaattatttagctTTTTCCGCGTCTTTGTAGGTTTGGATAACCTTTGGTTTGGCATCGTTAACACCATCCTTGCCCTTGCCCTTGTTCTTGAGGGCCTTTTTGGCCTCCCTTTGGGCCTTTTTCTCCGCCTTCTTGGCCTTCTTCTCCGCCCTGGCCTTCTTCTTCAGCAGcgctataataataataaaataaattaatattaatatttaaaatataatatataaataatacttttaacaATGCGCGCTGTTGCCAAATTAACAGGCATCGGGGCGCACTTAAAGCCTGCCGGCGGTGCCTTGGTCAGTCGGATGAACCGGTTACCGGTGGCATAGAGCAATCCCAGACAGGCCTGCGGCCGAATGCGATTCTTTGGAAAGTCAGTGAAATACAAATCCTCGAGCTTGATCTCCGCCTTCTTGATCCCCTCGGAGTCGCGCCAGTAGCGCATTTCCCGAGAGATGGTCTTGTTATTGATCTTCCAGCTATGGTTTGGAGGGTATTTCATATAGCTGTTCATACCGCTCTCCACGTCCACATAGAACCAGACATCTGCATTCGGATAGATCTTCATTTTGGCTGCCGGGAACGGAAATAATAGAATCTGAGAAGTTTGAAATGATTACACTAcaattttggttaattttttaaagtgttGATTTTGAATATTGTATTTCTAAACGTAAATAAAGAAGTGAAAGTGACTGAAAGCTGGAGGATACCTtgatacatttttagttttttaaaaatacattaagcTCTTAAGAAAgcataatttaaagaaaattgtaGATCTACTGTGGGATGATCCTTTTCCTCTCTCTTACGTCAGCTTTTCTGGACTTTAATTCAaggcaaatattaatttaattaactatGCATTGTGTAGACCGACTCCTTGGCTGTAGTCCTCCGGGCTGGGCTATTTTT includes:
- the LOC108076670 gene encoding uncharacterized protein; this translates as MGLKRFVSSMLRSAPLRSSKAGELATGYPSVFNEDGMWNAKMLRQVQGTTANVPMKLQGLAVKQQQSEHIDDAPYRLPRKRCWLTQRKDPKLLEKK
- the LOC108076602 gene encoding uncharacterized protein isoform X1, with protein sequence MEKKKPTPKIQNEDRQNFVATRMSLPLFMVSRNRIRKDNLASVGKQFKLAGQHYNVDCRKENHLEAASNATFDRYRHITGYDKRPENPYPERRPLRADRSMTKWRSWQLPPNHYGVPPEPFLRLRGTKGTVFAKPHTNHSRVSIKPPPYHFYEIPPETDRLFNRENQQKGKFLSNARDQRPTTRAMISSLSGCYRDPMDPGPCETHTDFYELNANATPITKTASPNPHLFGRRSCVPAQINQKIRRHISMEPAPGRYTISYPNVCPCPAGKTSVPALQLQIDKQKRLKFRRLPFERISRKTLCEPDWRHVPGQGHRHIFIMGQRDKPKPPKKPSAAASKKPGKLIDMFADSKYMNMINQPYRHNISIRVLPVPSYVPKITYNCAAKRVVRKQLKNNKKIAFNSGQERWKDAERPMQLTNRQLDAIKAKLPAERRLIDHPIDIPEDLTSRLTHVPDHQRVTYMPKLRKRLFKFLPIPTARVLVTDSDIRPNIVFDPEKPTGLYRRKIEESMFFKDSVLQAMENKENELGGGTSVNTSASQSQMTSAQTSQVDVSLRKTGSTQSVQA
- the LOC108076602 gene encoding uncharacterized protein isoform X2 translates to MTKWRSWQLPPNHYGVPPEPFLRLRGTKGTVFAKPHTNHSRVSIKPPPYHFYEIPPETDRLFNRENQQKGKFLSNARDQRPTTRAMISSLSGCYRDPMDPGPCETHTDFYELNANATPITKTASPNPHLFGRRSCVPAQINQKIRRHISMEPAPGRYTISYPNVCPCPAGKTSVPALQLQIDKQKRLKFRRLPFERISRKTLCEPDWRHVPGQGHRHIFIMGQRDKPKPPKKPSAAASKKPGKLIDMFADSKYMNMINQPYRHNISIRVLPVPSYVPKITYNCAAKRVVRKQLKNNKKIAFNSGQERWKDAERPMQLTNRQLDAIKAKLPAERRLIDHPIDIPEDLTSRLTHVPDHQRVTYMPKLRKRLFKFLPIPTARVLVTDSDIRPNIVFDPEKPTGLYRRKIEESMFFKDSVLQAMENKENELGGGTSVNTSASQSQMTSAQTSQVDVSLRKTGSTQSVQA
- the LOC108076664 gene encoding uncharacterized protein, whose translation is MKIYPNADVWFYVDVESGMNSYMKYPPNHSWKINNKTISREMRYWRDSEGIKKAEIKLEDLYFTDFPKNRIRPQACLGLLYATGNRFIRLTKAPPAGFKCAPMPVNLATARIVKTLLKKKARAEKKAKKAEKKAQREAKKALKNKGKGKDGVNDAKPKVIQTYKDAEKAK